One stretch of Cygnus olor isolate bCygOlo1 chromosome 1, bCygOlo1.pri.v2, whole genome shotgun sequence DNA includes these proteins:
- the RAI2 gene encoding retinoic acid-induced protein 2 — MEELYKETPNLPMDVTSPPAAMANNKLENGVAQLITAEAWNINSADLMKKALSPLVTVPAPSILTPPAESQSGVALKVAATVLQPICLGDSPVVLPIHLQVAGSAAPQMPAGNATPYVMTTQGPVPLPVLLEQHVFQHLNSPLVLPPGAACPASPLHGGLFPGSSAPVGQPQLLDPKPAGPGQEPVLPPVFQTPGFAAVLQDLFPSGQGALGSAPCQPPPDYTALPPQAFSSPLSPLVPPATLLVPYPVIVPLPVPVPIPIPVPIPVPHGTESKVAPDPPKPPLFTPQPCKGTQTPLEKEETKPFDLVHQRDFSQLSRHTVIKMGSENEALDLSMKGPPAPRAGEAAPPPPSPEDGALDLSLASCRKPGGPQGEAAGTSPTADGSPPALPAAPFAPSKAPEAAGKAEVRAAGPGPGELLRPPQKWLVEPAGRAACEPKAGGNNIEIVSTSQTAKVIVSVKDAVPTIFCGKIKGLSGVSTKNFSFKRDMPQDSVLQCYDVKSQPEPRDNAEALRKPVKNRSVKLKKMNSPEIHILPIKKQRLAAFFPRK, encoded by the coding sequence ATGGAGGAGCTGTACAAGGAGACCCCGAACCTGCCCATGGACGTCACCAGCCCGCCGGCGGCCATGGCCAACAACAAGCTGGAGAACGGGGTGGCCCAGCTGATCACGGCCGAGGCCTGGAACATCAACTCGGCCGACCTGATGAAGAAGGCCCTGTCCCCGCTGGTGACCGTCCCCGCGCCCTCCATCCTGACACCGCCGGCCGAGTCGCAGAGCGGGGTGGCGCTGAAGGTGGCGGCCACCGTGCTGCAGCCCATCTGCCTGGGGGACAGCCCCGTCGTCCTGCCCATCCACCTGCAGGTGGCCGGCAGCGCCGCCCCGCAGATGCCGGCCGGCAACGCCACCCCCTATGTCATGACCACGCAGGGCCCCGTCCCGCTGCCCGTCCTCCTGGAGCAGCACGTCTTCCAGCACCTCAACTCGCCCCTGGTGCTGCCCCCCGGTGCCGCCTGCCCCGCCAGCCCCCTGCACGGCGGCCTCTTCCCGGGCTCCTCGGCCCCTGTcggccagccccagctcctggacCCCAAGCCCGCTGGCCCAGGCCAGGAGCCCGTGCTGCCGCCCGTCTTTCAGACGCCGGGCTTTGCCGCCGTCCTGCAGGACCTCTTCCCCTCGGGGCAGGGCGCCCTGGGCTCGGCCCCCTGCCAGCCACCCCCTGACTACACCGCCCTCCCGCCCCAGGCCTTCAGCTCGCCCCTGTCCCCGCTGGTGCCCCCCGCCACGCTGCTGGTGCCCTACCCCGTCATCGTGCCCctgcccgtgcccgtgcccatccccatccccgtccctaTCCCTGTGCCCCACGGCACCGAGTCCAAGGTGGCCCCCGACCCACCCAAGCCCCCGCTTTTCACCCCGCAGCCCTGCAAGGGCACCCAGACCCccctggagaaggaggagaCGAAGCCCTTCGACCTCGTCCACCAGCGGGACTTCTCCCAGCTGAGCCGCCACACCGTCATCAAGATGGGCAGCGAGAACGAGGCGCTGGACCTCTCCATGAAAGGGCCGCCCGCGCCACGTGCCGGCGAGGCCGCGCCACCACCACCGTCCCCCGAGGACGGGGCGCTGGACCTGTCCCTCGCCTCCTGCCGCAAGCCGGGGGGGCCCCAAGGGGAGGCGGCTGGCACCAGCCCCACAGCCGATggcagccccccggccctgcctgcCGCCCCCTTCGCCCCCTCCAAAGCGCCGGAGGCCGCGGGCAAGGCGGAGgtgagggcggcggggcccgggccGGGCGAGCTCCTGCGGCCGCCGCAGAAGTGGCTGGTGGAGCCGGCGGGGCGAGCGGCCTGCGAGCCCAAGGCCGGCGGCAACAACATCGAGATCGTCAGCACCTCGCAGACAGCCAAAGTCATCGTCTCCGTCAAGGACGCCGTGCCCACCATCTTCTGCGGCAAGATCAAGGGCCTGTCGGGAGTGTCCACCAAaaacttttccttcaaaaggGACATGCCCCAGGACTCGGTGCTGCAGTGCTACGACGTGAAGAGCCAGCCCGAGCCCCGGGACAACGCCGAGGCGCTTAGGAAACCTGTAAAGAACAGGAGCGTaaagctaaagaaaatgaactcgCCCGAAATACACATTCTTCCAATCAAGAAGCAACGGCTCGCTGCCTTTTTTCCGAGAAAGTAA